The genomic region CTCCGATCTAAGTGATATTATTGTTCAGTTAGCTAACACCAAGTTTGTTTTCAGGACATCTCTGGACATTGCGGAGAGTTTAGGCGTTCCTAGATCGGAGGGGAAAATATTAAGCTGGGAGAGGAATGGTGTAGCATATATGATTTCGCCATGGCTGAAACAAGGAAGATTAAAGGTCAGGGTTCCTGTTCCTCCTCCCATTGGCCATTACGATCTCTCTAGGACTTAGGTGAGCATGATGGAAAGATTGGAAAACTTGAAATTATCACTTGATCAGTTAAAATTGAGTGGAACAAAGGAGAATTTGATCAAGGTCCTGATTGAAATTAGCAAATTGTTACCACCTTCGGATGACGTTGCAATAACCTTGGGAAAGAAGGGAACACACGAATACGTTATAGACAGAAGGGGGTTAGCCATAATCACCACGTCACAGGATGAGTATCTCCCCTTTCTCTCCTCTTCGGAGAAGAGAATATCCATGGAACAGCTACCAGACGACGTAGCCAAGAAGGTCATGTCTGATATTTCAAGTCTCCTCATTCAGCTAAGGGACATACTCAAGGCTCAGGCTAGACGCAATCCTTCCTATGGATCGTTAGCCTCAGAGGTAGACTTGATTGTTAAGGGTTAGTGATACTGTAGTTAGAACAATAAACATGGTCCACTATCAACAGACCAACTTCATGGGAAGGCTTCACGGGGGCGATATGCTGAAGTTCCTGGCAGATGCGGGCATGCTAGCATCCATGAAGGTGAGCAAGGGCCTAACCGTACTGGCCTCCCTAGATCAGGTTCTCTTCAAGAAGGGGGCAAACCTAGGGGACATAGTCTTCGTGGACGCTCGAGTTCTATACGTAGGTAATTCATCCATGGAGGTGGAAATGAGGGCATCTAGAGGATCTGAGGTTATAGTAACCGCCAGTGGAACTTACGTTAAGGTTAACCAGGACTTCAGGCCTGTCCCAGTGGGCGAGAAGGTGATGGGTGAGACGGAGGAAGAAAGAGAGGCAATTGAGCTTGCCATACAAAGGAGAAACGACAAGATTCAGAAAATCAGAAACAAGAAAGAAATTGCCTGTTCTGAGGACCCAACCAATTTTTTGAGGTATAGGCTGAGTAACACTATCTTCGTCGGCCCAAACATGACCTATGACGGAAGGGTGATGTCGGCTGGAATGCTCCTCAAGGCCATGGATGACCTAGGAGGGACACTGGCGTTAAGATATAACGGCATAGAAAACTACAGACCGGATCAGGACGGAGTTGTCACTGTTGCGGTATCCGACATTTTCTTCTATTCCCCCATAAGGCTAGGGG from Metallosphaera sedula DSM 5348 harbors:
- a CDS encoding acyl-CoA thioesterase, giving the protein MVHYQQTNFMGRLHGGDMLKFLADAGMLASMKVSKGLTVLASLDQVLFKKGANLGDIVFVDARVLYVGNSSMEVEMRASRGSEVIVTASGTYVKVNQDFRPVPVGEKVMGETEEEREAIELAIQRRNDKIQKIRNKKEIACSEDPTNFLRYRLSNTIFVGPNMTYDGRVMSAGMLLKAMDDLGGTLALRYNGIENYRPDQDGVVTVAVSDIFFYSPIRLGDIVEMNAGITYVGKTSIDLLINVNRLDETTQECKHVTTAYFTYVRVDPQGNKKEMPRYVPQTPHEIELWNESVRRRGR